A stretch of the Coprobacillus cateniformis genome encodes the following:
- a CDS encoding ATP-dependent Clp protease proteolytic subunit has protein sequence MHFIPTVILKKQSKEYAYDIFSRLLEDRIIMLCGEINDEVASSIVSQLLYLESLDSSADIYMYINSPGGSVSAGLAIYDTMNFVKCDVSTISIGLSASMGAFLLAAGQKGKRCALQNSEIMIHQPLGGTNGQASDIEITTKHILRQKEKLNKLLSEMTSQPLRKIKKDTDRDYFMNAYDALEYGLIDEVLTKDK, from the coding sequence ATGCACTTTATACCAACTGTAATTTTAAAAAAACAATCTAAAGAATATGCTTATGATATATTCTCTAGACTCTTAGAAGATCGTATTATTATGTTATGTGGAGAAATTAATGATGAGGTTGCCAGTTCTATTGTTAGCCAATTATTATACTTAGAATCACTTGATTCAAGTGCTGATATCTATATGTATATCAATTCACCAGGAGGTAGTGTCTCTGCTGGTCTAGCAATTTATGATACCATGAATTTTGTAAAGTGTGATGTGTCAACAATAAGCATTGGTCTTTCTGCCAGCATGGGCGCTTTTTTATTGGCTGCTGGACAAAAAGGAAAACGTTGTGCCTTACAAAATAGTGAAATCATGATTCATCAGCCATTAGGTGGAACGAATGGACAAGCAAGCGATATTGAAATTACCACAAAGCATATATTAAGACAAAAAGAAAAATTAAATAAATTATTATCTGAAATGACTTCTCAACCATTAAGAAAGATAAAAAAGGATACTGATCGTGATTATTTCATGAATGCTTATGATGCCTTAGAATATGGTCTTATTGATGAAGTTCTTACGAAAGATAAATAA
- the gap gene encoding type I glyceraldehyde-3-phosphate dehydrogenase, protein MAVKVAINGFGRIGRLAFRQMFGAEGYEIVAINDLTDPKMLAHLLKYDSAQGRYALADTVVAGEDSITVDGKEIKIYAKANAAELPWGELGVDVVLECTGFYVSKAKSQAHIDAGAKKVVISAPAGNDLPTVVFGVNEGILTADDTIISAASCTTNCLAPMANALNNLAKIKSGIMLTVHAYTGDQMVLDGPHRKGDLRRARAAAVNIVPNSTGAAKAIGLVIPELNGKLIGSAQRVPVPTGSTTILTSVVEGEVTVEQVNAAMKAAATPSFGYTEEQLVSSDIIGINYGSLFDATQTMVKPLDNGTTEVQTVAWYDNENSYTSNMVRTIKYFAELSK, encoded by the coding sequence ATGGCAGTAAAAGTAGCAATTAACGGTTTCGGACGTATTGGACGTCTAGCATTTAGACAAATGTTTGGTGCTGAAGGATATGAAATTGTAGCAATTAACGATTTAACAGATCCTAAGATGTTAGCACATTTATTAAAATATGATTCAGCACAAGGAAGATATGCTTTAGCAGATACAGTGGTAGCTGGTGAAGATTCTATCACAGTTGATGGAAAAGAAATCAAAATTTATGCAAAAGCTAATGCAGCTGAATTACCTTGGGGAGAATTAGGAGTAGATGTAGTCTTAGAATGTACTGGATTCTATGTATCTAAAGCTAAATCTCAAGCTCATATTGATGCAGGAGCTAAAAAAGTTGTTATCTCTGCACCAGCAGGAAATGACTTACCAACAGTTGTATTTGGTGTAAACGAAGGTATCTTAACTGCAGATGATACAATCATTTCAGCAGCTTCTTGTACTACAAACTGTTTAGCACCAATGGCTAACGCTTTAAATAACTTAGCTAAAATCAAATCAGGTATCATGTTAACAGTACATGCTTACACTGGTGACCAAATGGTATTAGATGGACCTCATAGAAAAGGTGATTTAAGAAGAGCTCGTGCAGCTGCTGTTAATATCGTTCCTAACTCTACAGGTGCAGCTAAAGCTATTGGTTTAGTTATCCCTGAATTAAATGGTAAATTAATTGGTTCAGCTCAACGTGTACCAGTTCCTACTGGATCAACAACTATCTTAACTTCAGTTGTTGAAGGTGAAGTAACAGTAGAACAAGTTAATGCAGCTATGAAAGCAGCAGCAACTCCATCATTCGGATATACTGAAGAACAATTAGTATCTTCTGATATTATCGGAATTAACTACGGATCATTATTCGATGCAACTCAAACTATGGTTAAACCATTAGATAACGGAACTACTGAAGTTCAAACTGTTGCTTGGTATGATAACGAAAATTCATATACTTCTAACATGGTTAGAACTATTAAATATTTCGCTGAATTAAGTAAATAA
- a CDS encoding DUF2624 family protein yields MFNLYRMNHRLQCLSFNAFRQLCQRHNAKIADKNLKIILHIMKDNPHTVLNEDYHPILLIEITKETDQKVCNDFKPILEEYLIQEIK; encoded by the coding sequence ATGTTTAATTTATATCGCATGAATCATCGCTTACAATGCTTGAGTTTCAATGCATTCCGTCAGTTATGTCAAAGGCATAATGCAAAGATAGCAGACAAAAACTTAAAAATCATTCTTCATATTATGAAAGATAATCCTCACACAGTTCTCAATGAAGATTATCACCCAATTCTTTTAATTGAAATCACAAAAGAAACTGATCAAAAAGTATGTAATGATTTTAAACCTATTTTAGAGGAATATCTTATTCAAGAAATTAAATAA
- a CDS encoding DMT family transporter, with product MNIKKKGIIFTVIATLIFGITPVIGKMTYAMGSNGIQLAFLRHLFVVPLFLFIVVYQKLSLRLTKQQYLDVFKVGFFGNTLTVVMLYMSYSYIPVGSATVLHFLYPLFVCLFNFLFYKQTLNQKQMLCLALAIVGVFCFIDNTSSSMIGFVLAVTSGIFFAYYMIGMDHSSIRNISPYVFNFYLVIMNTVVIFLLGLLTKSLSIMPIEGYILSAIVAIFASLVGVVLLQLGIRCLGASLTAILSTLEPITSIVIGFLFLGETLTVLKIIGCLLVLLSTFILVKNQTAAGE from the coding sequence ATGAATATTAAAAAGAAGGGAATTATTTTTACAGTCATTGCAACATTAATATTTGGAATTACACCTGTGATTGGTAAGATGACTTATGCAATGGGGAGCAATGGTATTCAATTGGCTTTTCTCAGGCATTTATTTGTTGTCCCATTGTTTTTATTTATTGTTGTTTATCAGAAACTGTCTTTGAGGCTTACAAAGCAACAGTACTTAGATGTATTCAAGGTAGGATTCTTTGGCAATACATTGACGGTTGTCATGTTGTATATGTCATATAGTTATATTCCTGTAGGTAGTGCAACAGTATTACATTTTTTATATCCTTTATTTGTTTGTTTATTTAACTTCTTGTTTTATAAACAGACTTTAAATCAAAAGCAAATGTTATGTTTGGCTTTAGCTATTGTTGGGGTATTTTGTTTTATTGATAATACATCTTCATCTATGATTGGATTTGTATTGGCAGTGACTTCAGGGATTTTCTTTGCTTATTATATGATTGGAATGGATCATTCTTCAATTCGCAATATAAGTCCCTATGTTTTTAATTTTTATCTTGTGATTATGAATACAGTTGTTATCTTTTTATTAGGCTTATTGACAAAGAGCCTGTCAATCATGCCAATTGAAGGATATATATTATCTGCTATCGTTGCTATTTTTGCATCGTTAGTGGGTGTGGTGCTTTTACAATTAGGAATTCGTTGCTTAGGAGCTTCTTTAACAGCGATTTTATCAACTTTAGAACCTATTACAAGTATTGTTATTGGCTTTCTATTTTTGGGAGAAACTCTAACTGTTTTAAAAATAATAGGATGTTTATTAGTACTTCTTTCTACTTTTATACTTGTGAAAAATCAAACTGCTGCAGGAGAATAA
- a CDS encoding metal-dependent transcriptional regulator, which produces MDLHESGEMYLETILMLKNKNQYVRSIDIANTMNFSKPSVSRAIKLLKESQLIIVDQKGYIDFTAEGRKIAENVYNRHTTLTQFLINLGVGEKQAEDDACRLEHIVSEETYQCIQKFLKEQS; this is translated from the coding sequence ATGGATTTGCATGAATCTGGAGAAATGTATTTAGAAACAATTTTAATGTTAAAAAATAAGAATCAGTATGTGAGATCTATTGATATTGCGAATACAATGAATTTTTCAAAACCAAGTGTTTCGCGTGCAATTAAACTTTTAAAAGAATCTCAATTAATTATTGTTGATCAAAAAGGTTATATTGATTTTACTGCAGAAGGCAGAAAAATTGCTGAAAATGTGTATAATCGTCATACGACGTTAACACAGTTTCTCATTAATTTAGGTGTTGGTGAAAAGCAGGCAGAGGATGATGCTTGCCGTTTAGAACATATTGTGAGTGAAGAGACTTATCAATGTATACAGAAATTTTTAAAAGAGCAGTCGTAA
- a CDS encoding ZIP family metal transporter, giving the protein MNTTIILGLLIPFIGTTLGSACVFFMSKKMSTLVQKILLGFASGVMIAASVWSLLIPAIDMSESLGKFAFLPAAIGFLLGIGFLLVLDHTVPHMHLDNEIEGKKSQLQKTTMLVLAVTLHNIPEGMAVGVVFAGVLMGNSDVSLMGALALAIGIAIQNFPEGAIISMPLKSEGISKGKAFLYGTASGIVEPIGAVITILLSQFVVPILPYLLAFAAGAMIYVVVEELIPEASKGAHSNIATIGFAIGFVVMMVLDVALG; this is encoded by the coding sequence ATGAATACAACTATTATTTTAGGATTACTCATTCCATTTATAGGAACAACATTAGGATCTGCTTGCGTATTCTTTATGTCTAAGAAAATGAGTACGCTTGTTCAAAAGATATTATTAGGTTTTGCTTCAGGAGTCATGATAGCTGCTTCAGTTTGGTCATTACTTATACCAGCAATTGATATGTCAGAATCTTTAGGTAAATTTGCGTTTTTGCCTGCAGCAATTGGCTTTTTGCTTGGAATTGGATTTTTGTTAGTGTTGGATCATACTGTGCCACATATGCATTTGGATAATGAGATAGAAGGAAAGAAATCTCAGTTACAAAAAACAACTATGTTGGTTTTGGCTGTGACATTACATAATATTCCTGAAGGAATGGCAGTTGGAGTTGTTTTTGCAGGTGTATTGATGGGGAATAGTGATGTTTCTTTAATGGGAGCACTTGCTTTAGCTATTGGAATTGCTATTCAGAATTTTCCAGAGGGTGCTATTATATCAATGCCGCTAAAGAGTGAAGGAATATCTAAAGGTAAGGCTTTTTTGTATGGAACTGCTTCTGGTATAGTTGAACCTATTGGTGCTGTAATAACAATACTTTTATCTCAATTTGTTGTTCCTATTTTACCATATTTATTGGCTTTCGCAGCTGGTGCGATGATTTATGTTGTTGTAGAAGAACTGATACCGGAAGCTTCAAAAGGAGCGCATTCAAATATTGCGACAATTGGATTTGCCATTGGATTTGTTGTGATGATGGTTTTAGATGTGGCATTAGGATAG
- a CDS encoding TetR/AcrR family transcriptional regulator, producing MRNEYRNAMRSKILIKNAYIELLKQKPATKITVTDIIHTANISRGTFYAHYKDTIDLWESFQRDFLNQLIHFTNKHQEELLVNKIDLLLNKTMDILKNDFETYNVLANQDFSFYFYHDIKRVILESLIKEYSVSEEVQRSLNIYIGGFIMLLREWLENPNFESMEEYTKTLSRLIHQGIII from the coding sequence ATGCGAAATGAATATAGAAATGCTATGCGTTCAAAAATATTAATAAAGAATGCCTATATCGAATTATTAAAACAAAAACCTGCCACAAAAATTACTGTCACTGATATTATTCATACTGCTAATATAAGTAGAGGGACTTTTTATGCACATTATAAAGATACAATTGATTTGTGGGAAAGTTTTCAAAGAGATTTTCTTAATCAACTCATCCATTTTACAAATAAACATCAAGAAGAATTACTAGTTAATAAGATTGATCTCTTATTAAACAAAACAATGGATATCTTAAAGAATGACTTTGAGACTTATAATGTATTAGCTAATCAAGATTTTTCTTTCTATTTCTATCACGATATTAAAAGAGTGATATTAGAATCTCTTATTAAAGAGTATTCTGTATCTGAAGAAGTTCAAAGAAGTTTAAATATTTATATTGGTGGATTTATTATGTTACTTAGAGAGTGGCTTGAAAATCCAAATTTTGAATCTATGGAAGAGTATACCAAAACACTGTCTAGACTTATCCATCAGGGGATTATTATTTAA
- a CDS encoding glycoside hydrolase family 1 protein: MKTFKKDFLWGGAIAANQAEGAYLEDGKGINVTDVSRGLVYEPDEKVIDGKFYPTHEAIDFYHTYKEDLKLMSGMGFNCFRTSISWARIFPHGDENEPNEAGLKFYDDLFNEMNELGMEPIVTISHYETPLHLYDEYGGWENRKLIEFFTRYCKVIFQRYKDQVRYWMTFNEINNVHTIPFAAGAIKPEKTDHSMQCRFQAAHNMFVASSKANKLCHEIIPEAKIGCMLSLSGIYPHTCKPEDVLGAYQLRRRSLFFSDVMMRGYYPSYANRWFEEHHVHLDIQPGDLEIIKEYPSDYLGFSYYRTTTYKDGMPILGHTGGLIGEKNPYLKETPWGWQIDPIGFRYVLNELYDRYQKPLFVVENGMGNVDVLEGDQIHDNYRIDYLRSHIQQMKEAVADGVDLMGYTYWGPIDIVSAGTGEMKKRYGFIYVDRDNDGKGTGKRYKKDSYEWYKKVIESNGEELDD, encoded by the coding sequence ATGAAAACATTTAAGAAAGATTTTTTATGGGGAGGAGCCATTGCTGCTAATCAGGCTGAAGGGGCTTATCTGGAAGATGGAAAAGGAATCAATGTAACCGATGTCTCAAGGGGATTGGTTTATGAACCAGATGAAAAGGTTATAGATGGGAAATTCTATCCAACTCATGAGGCTATTGATTTTTATCATACGTATAAAGAAGATTTAAAGTTAATGAGTGGAATGGGATTTAACTGTTTTAGAACATCTATTTCCTGGGCGAGAATATTTCCTCATGGTGATGAAAATGAGCCCAATGAAGCGGGTTTGAAATTTTATGATGATTTGTTCAATGAAATGAATGAACTTGGTATGGAACCGATTGTTACCATTTCTCACTATGAAACACCATTGCATTTATATGATGAATATGGTGGATGGGAAAATAGAAAATTAATTGAATTCTTTACAAGATATTGTAAAGTCATCTTTCAACGTTATAAAGATCAGGTAAGATATTGGATGACATTTAATGAAATTAATAATGTTCATACAATTCCCTTTGCAGCAGGAGCGATTAAACCGGAGAAAACAGATCATTCAATGCAATGTAGATTTCAAGCTGCTCATAATATGTTTGTAGCTAGCAGTAAAGCAAATAAGTTATGTCATGAAATTATTCCAGAAGCAAAAATTGGATGTATGTTGTCATTAAGTGGTATTTATCCTCATACATGTAAACCAGAAGATGTATTGGGGGCTTATCAATTGAGAAGGCGTTCTTTATTTTTTAGTGATGTGATGATGAGGGGATATTATCCAAGTTATGCAAATCGTTGGTTTGAAGAACATCATGTTCATTTAGATATACAGCCAGGAGATTTAGAAATTATCAAAGAATATCCTAGTGATTATTTGGGCTTTTCTTATTATCGAACAACAACATATAAAGATGGAATGCCAATCTTAGGGCATACTGGTGGATTAATTGGTGAAAAAAATCCTTATTTAAAAGAAACGCCATGGGGATGGCAAATAGATCCTATTGGTTTTAGATATGTTTTAAATGAATTATATGATCGATATCAAAAACCACTATTTGTTGTAGAAAATGGAATGGGAAATGTTGATGTTTTAGAAGGTGATCAAATTCATGATAATTATCGTATTGATTATTTAAGAAGTCATATTCAGCAAATGAAGGAAGCAGTTGCTGATGGTGTTGATTTAATGGGATACACATATTGGGGGCCTATAGACATTGTTTCAGCTGGAACAGGGGAAATGAAGAAGCGATATGGCTTTATTTATGTGGATAGAGATAATGATGGAAAAGGAACTGGAAAGCGTTATAAGAAAGATTCATATGAATGGTATAAAAAAGTCATAGAAAGTAATGGCGAAGAATTAGATGATTAG
- a CDS encoding uridine kinase family protein → MTIEQLITKLQEKDRFILAIDGMCGSGKSTLALELAHIFNAHVFCMDDFFLPQELRTLERYHMPGGNVHYERFLETVLKPLSEYKTIHYQPFDCTKMKLISDIQEIPYTPYNIIEGSYALRPELVPYYTDIIVLKITQQQQIERLTNRNPEKVSTFIEQWIPLENQYFEYYNIYETYPVITL, encoded by the coding sequence ATGACTATTGAACAATTGATAACGAAATTGCAGGAAAAAGATCGTTTTATATTAGCAATTGATGGAATGTGTGGTTCTGGAAAATCGACTCTAGCCTTGGAACTGGCACATATATTTAATGCACATGTCTTTTGTATGGATGATTTTTTCCTGCCACAGGAATTAAGAACTTTAGAAAGATATCATATGCCAGGGGGGAATGTTCATTATGAACGTTTTCTGGAAACTGTTTTAAAACCATTATCTGAATATAAAACAATTCACTATCAACCATTTGATTGCACCAAGATGAAATTGATATCAGATATACAAGAAATACCCTATACTCCTTATAATATTATTGAAGGAAGTTATGCTTTAAGACCTGAGTTAGTACCTTATTATACAGATATCATCGTTTTAAAGATAACTCAACAACAACAAATTGAACGATTGACAAATCGTAATCCTGAAAAAGTATCAACTTTTATTGAACAATGGATTCCTTTAGAAAATCAATATTTTGAATATTACAATATCTATGAAACATATCCAGTCATAACATTATAA
- a CDS encoding S41 family peptidase: MDNFEFENKKKKKLRKEPFYIVGCLLCLVIGAGGGYFYRGSQEKTNQKTSQSLYDQIYKAIESDFLDTTESENSLKDRMLYGMVAALGDPYTSYLSTQEAQSLTDSINGSVQGIGITFSTISVGGVVLAVYKGTPAEQAGLLSGDIITHVQGTSVAGYSSEKIKNAVSGESGTSVALKVLRNGKSIDLTAKRASVETSLSYEIRTSGQEKIGYLQMTTFGEGTAAYVEEALKAFQKENIQTLVIDLRDNGGGYLKAAQDILDLFIEKDKVLVSTQTVSGKIESFKSTDIQKYHFENGYVLCNGDTASASEVMIGALKEYLNYKLVGTKTYGKGIAQTQLTLSDSSVLKYTNAKWLTPNGNNINGEGFKPDYEVKSQSIDDFHIGEFKGPYQYDQVDDNIQYMQEMLKELGYKVDRVDGYYSKATEEALKAFEKRYGLAVNGIYDKNDATIVLSALLYHIYQELEDAQYLKVTELIK; this comes from the coding sequence ATGGATAATTTTGAATTTGAAAATAAGAAGAAAAAGAAGTTAAGAAAAGAACCGTTCTATATTGTTGGTTGTCTTTTATGTTTAGTGATAGGAGCAGGTGGTGGCTATTTCTATCGAGGCTCTCAAGAGAAGACGAATCAAAAAACATCACAGAGTTTGTATGATCAAATTTATAAAGCAATAGAAAGTGATTTTTTAGATACAACAGAAAGTGAGAACTCACTCAAGGATCGTATGTTATATGGTATGGTTGCAGCATTAGGTGATCCATATACTTCCTATTTAAGTACACAAGAAGCCCAGAGTCTAACAGATTCAATTAATGGATCTGTCCAAGGAATAGGAATTACCTTTTCAACAATATCAGTAGGTGGAGTTGTTTTGGCTGTATATAAAGGAACTCCAGCAGAACAGGCAGGACTTTTAAGTGGTGATATTATTACACATGTACAAGGAACTTCGGTTGCTGGGTATAGTTCTGAAAAGATTAAGAATGCAGTTTCTGGAGAAAGTGGTACTTCAGTAGCCTTAAAAGTTTTAAGGAATGGAAAATCTATAGATTTGACTGCGAAACGTGCAAGTGTTGAAACTTCATTAAGTTATGAAATCAGAACATCTGGCCAAGAGAAAATTGGTTATTTACAGATGACAACATTTGGTGAAGGAACAGCAGCATATGTTGAGGAAGCATTGAAAGCATTTCAAAAGGAGAATATTCAAACACTTGTTATTGATTTGAGAGATAATGGTGGCGGATATTTAAAGGCTGCTCAAGATATTTTGGATTTATTTATTGAAAAAGATAAAGTTTTGGTATCTACTCAGACTGTTTCAGGAAAAATAGAATCATTTAAGTCTACAGATATACAAAAATATCATTTTGAAAATGGCTATGTACTTTGTAATGGAGATACTGCTAGTGCATCAGAAGTTATGATTGGAGCATTGAAAGAATATTTAAATTATAAACTCGTAGGAACAAAAACATATGGTAAGGGAATTGCGCAAACGCAATTAACTTTATCTGATTCATCTGTTTTGAAATATACAAATGCAAAATGGTTAACACCAAATGGAAATAATATAAATGGTGAGGGATTTAAACCTGATTATGAAGTTAAGTCTCAATCTATCGATGATTTTCATATTGGGGAATTTAAGGGACCATATCAATATGATCAAGTTGATGATAATATCCAGTATATGCAGGAAATGTTAAAAGAGCTTGGATATAAAGTTGATAGAGTTGATGGATATTATTCAAAGGCAACAGAAGAGGCATTAAAAGCTTTTGAAAAGAGATATGGATTAGCGGTTAATGGTATATATGACAAAAATGATGCAACAATAGTATTAAGTGCATTGTTATATCATATTTATCAAGAATTAGAAGATGCACAG
- a CDS encoding asparaginase, with protein sequence MKTIAIVATGGTIAGTGQAGKTVAYHAGEMNVNEIIKSIPMLKDVADLREYQFMNIDSNEMNPSRWIELANKMNEIVLDEKIDGVVVTHGTDTLDETAYFLTLTLNTSKPVVVTGAMRPATATSADGPYNLYQAVCLAASEDAHHQGVMGLFSNTIYSGRDIQKVNNYKVDAFDQKAFGCLGYMQDQEVYFFSRTFKLHTLASRFSKQHLIDLPSVAIAYFYAGASAQLLYDMARNHHGIILTGSGSGNYSQEWLAAINDLSKQGIVFVRASRVNQGIVFDDAVFDPQHYCISANTLSAQKARVLLMLALSQTQDREVIREIFNEY encoded by the coding sequence ATGAAAACAATAGCAATCGTAGCAACAGGTGGAACAATTGCAGGAACTGGTCAAGCTGGGAAAACAGTTGCCTATCATGCAGGTGAAATGAATGTCAATGAGATTATAAAATCAATTCCCATGCTTAAAGATGTTGCAGATCTTAGAGAATATCAATTCATGAATATTGATAGTAATGAAATGAATCCTTCAAGATGGATAGAATTGGCAAATAAAATGAATGAAATTGTGTTAGATGAAAAAATTGATGGGGTGGTTGTAACCCATGGAACGGATACTTTAGATGAGACTGCTTATTTTTTAACATTAACACTTAATACTTCTAAACCGGTTGTCGTCACTGGAGCAATGCGTCCAGCAACGGCGACTTCAGCTGATGGTCCATACAATTTATATCAAGCAGTTTGTCTGGCTGCAAGTGAAGATGCGCATCACCAGGGTGTTATGGGACTGTTTTCAAATACAATCTATTCTGGTAGAGATATTCAAAAAGTCAATAATTATAAAGTTGATGCTTTTGATCAAAAAGCATTTGGCTGTTTAGGATATATGCAAGACCAGGAAGTTTATTTTTTCTCACGTACATTCAAGTTACATACACTGGCATCGCGTTTTTCTAAACAACATCTTATAGATTTGCCATCAGTAGCTATTGCTTATTTTTATGCTGGGGCGTCTGCACAATTATTATATGATATGGCAAGAAACCATCATGGTATTATATTAACTGGTTCGGGAAGTGGGAATTATAGTCAAGAATGGTTGGCGGCCATTAATGATTTATCTAAGCAGGGGATTGTTTTTGTAAGAGCATCACGAGTAAATCAGGGAATTGTTTTTGATGATGCTGTATTTGATCCTCAACATTATTGTATTTCTGCAAATACATTGTCAGCACAAAAAGCAAGAGTGCTTTTAATGTTAGCATTATCGCAAACACAAGATCGAGAAGTGATAAGGGAGATTTTTAATGAATATTAA
- a CDS encoding 6-phospho-beta-glucosidase has translation MALREDFLWGGAVAAHQLEGGWNEGGKGVSVADVMTAGANGVARRITDGVLTGENYPNHEAIDFYHRYKGDIALFAEMGFKCFRTSIAWTRIFPNGDELEPNEEGLKFYDDLFDECLKYGIEPVVTLSHFELPYHLVTEYGGFRNRKCIEFFVRFAEVCFKRYKDKVKYWMTFNEINNQANYQEDFAPFTNSGIKYEEGENREEIMYQAAHYELVASAKAVKIGHEINPHFQIGCMIAMCPIYPHSCDPKDMMMSVGAMHKRYWFTDVHVRGYYPSFMVKFFERQGYDLDITEQDEEDLLDGTVDYIGFSYYMSFCTKYQRENPNYDYDETADLVTNEYVKASDWGWQIDPEGLRYSLNWFYDHYQLPMFIVENGFGAIDVKEADGTVNDQYRIDYLRAHIEAMKAAVDIDGVDLMGYTPWGCIDLVSAGTGEMKKRYGFIYVDKDNEGNGTLERSKKKSFEWYKKVIASHGEDLSD, from the coding sequence GGGGTGGTGCTGTTGCAGCTCACCAGCTAGAAGGTGGTTGGAATGAAGGCGGGAAAGGAGTGAGTGTTGCTGATGTGATGACTGCTGGGGCTAATGGTGTTGCCCGCCGTATTACAGATGGTGTTTTAACAGGAGAAAACTATCCTAATCATGAAGCCATTGACTTTTATCATAGATATAAAGGAGACATTGCTTTATTTGCTGAAATGGGATTCAAATGTTTTAGAACTTCAATTGCCTGGACTCGTATTTTCCCCAATGGTGATGAATTAGAGCCTAATGAGGAAGGATTAAAGTTCTATGATGATTTATTTGATGAATGTTTAAAGTATGGTATTGAACCCGTTGTGACATTATCTCACTTTGAATTACCATATCATTTGGTTACAGAATATGGTGGTTTTAGGAATCGTAAGTGTATTGAATTCTTTGTCAGATTTGCTGAAGTCTGCTTTAAAAGATATAAAGATAAAGTAAAATATTGGATGACATTCAATGAAATCAATAATCAAGCAAACTATCAGGAGGATTTTGCACCTTTTACCAATTCAGGTATCAAATATGAAGAAGGAGAAAATCGTGAAGAAATCATGTATCAGGCTGCTCACTATGAGTTAGTAGCAAGTGCAAAGGCAGTAAAAATTGGTCATGAAATTAATCCTCATTTTCAAATTGGGTGTATGATTGCGATGTGTCCAATCTATCCGCATTCATGTGATCCTAAAGATATGATGATGTCAGTAGGAGCAATGCATAAACGCTACTGGTTTACAGATGTGCATGTGCGAGGATATTATCCATCATTCATGGTGAAGTTCTTTGAAAGACAGGGATATGATCTTGATATCACAGAACAGGATGAAGAAGATTTATTAGATGGAACAGTAGACTACATAGGATTCAGTTACTATATGTCATTTTGCACAAAATATCAAAGAGAGAATCCAAACTATGATTATGATGAAACAGCAGATCTGGTAACAAATGAATATGTCAAGGCAAGTGACTGGGGCTGGCAGATAGATCCAGAGGGATTAAGATATTCATTGAACTGGTTCTATGATCACTATCAATTACCAATGTTTATTGTAGAGAATGGATTTGGTGCAATTGATGTCAAAGAGGCAGATGGAACAGTTAATGATCAATATCGTATTGATTATTTAAGAGCACATATAGAAGCAATGAAAGCAGCAGTTGATATTGATGGTGTTGATTTAATGGGATATACACCTTGGGGATGTATTGATTTGGTTTCTGCTGGAACAGGAGAAATGAAGAAGAGATATGGATTTATCTATGTAGATAAAGATAATGAAGGAAATGGAACATTAGAAAGAAGTAAGAAGAAGTCATTTGAGTGGTATAAGAAAGTGATTGCTTCTCATGGTGAAGATTTAAGTGATTAG